A single region of the Eleginops maclovinus isolate JMC-PN-2008 ecotype Puerto Natales chromosome 16, JC_Emac_rtc_rv5, whole genome shotgun sequence genome encodes:
- the cd2bp2 gene encoding CD2 antigen cytoplasmic tail-binding protein 2 isoform X1, translating into MPKRKVTFEDGEGELELEEDIPNKKFFSLCLNQTCEAVSGPGARFKGKHSLDSDEEDEGEDIKSTNKYDILASDDVEGQEGATIDCDEGVSITPFNLDEEMQEGYFDSEGNYFIKKEEEIRDNWLDNIDWVRIKEQPFKQKKKGLGAKRKRRVGDEDEAEEEKQREEKQAGQVNNEEEEEEEEEEMEPAEDPLASFTQHQLTEAVVELLLPGETVAKALRRLGGLGGQKKGKLREENKPAVEAKRDTDKLDRLTALADRLVGSGMFEIYQQTYEKLAYLMKSMNSKRPAVKKSPGGDEEEDELDMFADKIDEKHTGKSDEEEHNTVSDEVMWEYKWENKDDSEVFGPFNSQQMQGWVDEGYFSTGVYCKRIDQEGAQFYNSKRIDFELYT; encoded by the exons tttttttcattgTGCTTGAACCAGACTTGTGAGGCTGTTAGTGGACCAGGCGCTAGGTTTAAGGGCAAACACTCCCTTGAtagtgatgaagaggatgaaggGGAAGACATAAAAAGCACCAACAAATATGATATTCTGGCCAGTGATGACGTGGAGG GACAAGAGGGAGCAACTATTGACTGTGACGAGGGAGTTTCTATTACACCTTTCAACCTGGATGAGGAGATGCAGGAAGGATACTTTGACTCTGAAGGAAACTACTTCAtcaaaaaggaggaagagattAGAGACAACTGGCTTGACAACATTGACTGG GTGAGAATAAAAGAACAAcctttcaaacaaaaaaaaaaaggtcttggAGCCAAACGGAAACGCCGAGTGGGTGATGAGGATGAGgctgaggaagagaaacagagggaagaGAAGCAGGCAGGCCAAGTAAAcaatgaggaagaagaggaagaggaggaggaagaaatggAGCCTGCAGAGGACCCGCTGGCATCCTTCACACAGCACCAGCTCACTGAAGCTGTTGTCGAACTGTTACTTCCTGGGGAGACAGTTGCAAAAGCGCTCCGGCGGCTAGGAGGCCTTGGAGGACAGAAGAAGGGGAAGCTGAGGGAAGAGAATAAACCCGCAGTGGAGGCAAAGAGGGACACAGATAAGCTTGACAGACTCACAGCATTAGCTGACAGATTGGTTGGATCCGGTATGTTTGAGATCTATCAGCAAACATATGAAAAACTGGCCTATTTGATGAAAAGCATGAACAGCAAGCGCCCAGCAGTGAAGAAGAGCCCAGGTggtgatgaagaagaagatgaactGGACATGTTCGCAGACAAAATTGATGAGAAGCATACAGGCAAATCAGATGAAGAAGAGCACAACACAg tgagtGACGAGGTGATGTGGGAGTACAAATGGGAAAATAAGGATGATTCTGAGGTCTTTGGTCCCTTCAACAGTCAGCAGATGCAG GGTTGGGTGGATGAAGGCTATTTCAGCACAGGTGTTTACTGCAAGAGGATCGACCAAGAGGGAGCTCAGTTCTACAACTCTAAGAGAATAGATTTTGAGCTCTACACATGA
- the cd2bp2 gene encoding CD2 antigen cytoplasmic tail-binding protein 2 isoform X2 has product MPKRKVTFEDGEGELELEEDIPNKKTCEAVSGPGARFKGKHSLDSDEEDEGEDIKSTNKYDILASDDVEGQEGATIDCDEGVSITPFNLDEEMQEGYFDSEGNYFIKKEEEIRDNWLDNIDWVRIKEQPFKQKKKGLGAKRKRRVGDEDEAEEEKQREEKQAGQVNNEEEEEEEEEEMEPAEDPLASFTQHQLTEAVVELLLPGETVAKALRRLGGLGGQKKGKLREENKPAVEAKRDTDKLDRLTALADRLVGSGMFEIYQQTYEKLAYLMKSMNSKRPAVKKSPGGDEEEDELDMFADKIDEKHTGKSDEEEHNTVSDEVMWEYKWENKDDSEVFGPFNSQQMQGWVDEGYFSTGVYCKRIDQEGAQFYNSKRIDFELYT; this is encoded by the exons ACTTGTGAGGCTGTTAGTGGACCAGGCGCTAGGTTTAAGGGCAAACACTCCCTTGAtagtgatgaagaggatgaaggGGAAGACATAAAAAGCACCAACAAATATGATATTCTGGCCAGTGATGACGTGGAGG GACAAGAGGGAGCAACTATTGACTGTGACGAGGGAGTTTCTATTACACCTTTCAACCTGGATGAGGAGATGCAGGAAGGATACTTTGACTCTGAAGGAAACTACTTCAtcaaaaaggaggaagagattAGAGACAACTGGCTTGACAACATTGACTGG GTGAGAATAAAAGAACAAcctttcaaacaaaaaaaaaaaggtcttggAGCCAAACGGAAACGCCGAGTGGGTGATGAGGATGAGgctgaggaagagaaacagagggaagaGAAGCAGGCAGGCCAAGTAAAcaatgaggaagaagaggaagaggaggaggaagaaatggAGCCTGCAGAGGACCCGCTGGCATCCTTCACACAGCACCAGCTCACTGAAGCTGTTGTCGAACTGTTACTTCCTGGGGAGACAGTTGCAAAAGCGCTCCGGCGGCTAGGAGGCCTTGGAGGACAGAAGAAGGGGAAGCTGAGGGAAGAGAATAAACCCGCAGTGGAGGCAAAGAGGGACACAGATAAGCTTGACAGACTCACAGCATTAGCTGACAGATTGGTTGGATCCGGTATGTTTGAGATCTATCAGCAAACATATGAAAAACTGGCCTATTTGATGAAAAGCATGAACAGCAAGCGCCCAGCAGTGAAGAAGAGCCCAGGTggtgatgaagaagaagatgaactGGACATGTTCGCAGACAAAATTGATGAGAAGCATACAGGCAAATCAGATGAAGAAGAGCACAACACAg tgagtGACGAGGTGATGTGGGAGTACAAATGGGAAAATAAGGATGATTCTGAGGTCTTTGGTCCCTTCAACAGTCAGCAGATGCAG GGTTGGGTGGATGAAGGCTATTTCAGCACAGGTGTTTACTGCAAGAGGATCGACCAAGAGGGAGCTCAGTTCTACAACTCTAAGAGAATAGATTTTGAGCTCTACACATGA